The Rhododendron vialii isolate Sample 1 chromosome 3a, ASM3025357v1 nucleotide sequence AGAGGATTGGGCCAACTATATACAGGTAACTATGTAAAGCAAAGTAACTTCAAGACGTTTTCTTTATTGGAAAGTATATGGATATTTGTAACTCCCATGCACTTCAAGTATTAGAGGTAAGATATTCTTGATGGGTTTTGATTGCTACTTGCTTGTGATTTGTAGTGGAGGAACTATGTTTGAATTGTTATAGTTTCAGAATAAGTTTGTCAGCAAGTATTCCAAATTGTTTGGTTGACAATTTCTAACGAAAAGAAACTAttttgagcatctccaaccataCTTCAAATCTTCAAACTCATTTTTCAATCTTCAAAATGAAGGATGCAACCCCTCCAACCCTGCTTTCGATTCAGTTCTTCAAAATGAAGGATCACATTTGATTCTCTCTATATTGGAGAACCAAATGAGAAATGAATAACATTCTTCAAATTCGTTTTGCACTTTGAAATTCATATAACTTGTGATTTTGTAGAATAACTCAACTTATCTAAGATTAATACCATTAGATATGTGTTAAGAATATCTTCAAAATGAGATCAATAGGAAGTAAAATCTTAAATTTTAGAGGTAAAGTTgaattttggaaagaaatgaACAGATTTTTGGAAAGTagagatgaaaatgaaaaattgtggTTGGAGTGTGTGAATAATAATGTTGTTCTCTTTATACGCTTTTCGAGTAAGTTATATTATTTTGAGTTTCGAAATTAAGAATTTGGTTGGAGAAGCTTTTTGAGAAAGCATCAACATATTTCCACTTCCTCAAAGTCCATTTCTTATTGATAATATATGCGATATGAAATGATGAGCACTCATGCTTTTAAAATAGTTCtctaaagttttttttgaatggcgtttaattttttttctttgaacggCATGAATAGTTCTCTAAGGTATTTTGTAAAAGCAGCAAAACTGATGCGGTAAGCTGCAAGTGCTTTTTTGAAGTGTTTCTGGTGTACGGTTAAGGAACGTAAATTGTGTACATGGATTAAGGAATGTACCTCCACTTTTTATATGTTAGTCTTAGTCAGTGTATCTCCAACAAAGGAGTTTGGGATTAAAAGGGCTTAAGACTAGCGATCCCCCATCCATTTTGTTTAGGGTTTAGTACATAGGGGTTAACTTTAAGGAAGTTTTATCGCAGGACAGTGCCGGCCTACCAATAGGCAATAAGTTGCTTATTCCAATAAAAGCGATCTGTACTATGTTGATCAGACTACCCTCATTTTAGATATGCAATGGGTTTTCTTGCAGGATAACCCTGAAGCTGCACAATTTAGGTTAAAAGGACTCCCTTTCTCAAATGAATTGGATATCATTTTTGACGGAACAGTAGCTAGTGAAGAAACAGAACCTTCAGCTCGGCGGAGGAAGCTCAGTGATGGTTCAACCTCCTCGCTTTTCCATATTGAAGGGCCGGTGGATGCAAGTCCTGAACTCAGAACTGATTGTGGAACTGACCACTTGAATGATGCAGTTGAATCAAGGGGCATTGTTATTTCTCGATCTTCACTAGGGAAACTCAACTATACTATTGGGGAATGCATTGAGTGCCTAGATGGGATGGAGGGAATAGAGCAAGGAAGTGACCTTTACTTCTTTGCTTTAGATATATTCTTGAAGAAGGAATATAGGGAAGTTTTCCTTCAATTAAAGAAGTCCAGCGTAAAGGCGGCATGGTTGCAACGAATGCAATCAGCTGGTCCTCCTTTACCGTTGCATTAGTACGATTGTCATGCCAACAACAGCTAAAGGTAGCTCGTATAGGCCATTATGCATCTTTGTGGCACTATGCTCTTTATTTCAGTTGCACCATTTTCTCCAATGCTAGAATTTTATGTTGGCAAATTGTCCGATTCATCATTCATGTGATATGTGTATTTGTGTGTATCGGCTTAAGTGGAACCATGGAATGGTGCATTCTCACTACATTGATTCTATCACAGACAGGAATGTGCAACTTGAGCATGTATAATGTacttttcttccttccttcctttatttcttcttcctttttcgttTTGCTTTACTTTTTCATGGGTGTGGTAAATAGAAGAATTTCTTGCTTTCCTATTAGCAGGATGACTGGGGTTGTTGTCTATAGCCTAGAGGGTGACGAACTACAGGGAAATTATTGTGAAGCTATTAGCTGCTTGATCTACTAAATTACCTGATAGAGACGTTGATATCGTTTTTGTCATGCATTTTCAAGAATACAGTTTGCTTTTGTTCTTAAGACAGTTGGCTGATGCTTGAGGCTTCTCACTGGGATCCTGCatatggttttttgtttttgcatttgtttgaaaCATAGTGTGGCTTCCAAGTTCAGTTTCCTAAGAACAAGAtaagaagaaagaggaaatgTTTGTTAGAAATCCATGTATTAGTAATTGAGTTTCTTTTTCCGAGACAAGTAAAAGATCCATAATGGACACAAATCCGAGATCTAAAACATTGCTTAAGAGTGCGAAGGGAGAGAAGGACGATAAACTTGTGTATTGCTGATCAAAGTACTAGTAGTACTTATTTATTGGGTTGACATGGTGGATGAACATGATCAAAGTAGTGGATGTCGCAATTACAACGTGAAAGGAACTTGCATATGGGCTTTCTTAGGATTTCCAGTTTCAAAATGTTCTTTTTCTCCCAACAGTAAAATATGGTAATTCTATTACTGTCCTTCTACCCAATATTTTAGTTTTTGACTTTGATCACAAGGCTGTTTTTTGGGGGAAAATTTCAATTAAGCACCTGAATTTTCACCTCAATGTGTCATAAACACCTGAActaattgatttttcaaaaaaaaaacacttgaagTTAACTGTCGTTAAAGAATTGGGCACCCGGGTCTTATTTCCGTCCATTTGGCGACGGAAAATGCACACCTGCCCCATTTTAACACTGGCTTGGCTCTTTTTAGCTGAAAGGACatcttttggagggaaaatgacACTTTCTATCACTTGTTTCCCTCCTTTTACGAGttaatatcattttttaaacaaattgaacatgAATCATACCGTATGAAAGAGGATTCCCACCATCTTCACGGATGCGCCAACCCATTCTTGATTCACTCCCTGATCCTTTCAAAAAGCGAAGAATTTTTTAGACCGTGAGTTGATTAACAAAAAGTTTGCCTCATGATTTGGGCCTAGTCCCAAATCGAAAAAGGGACGTTGAAAAGTAAAGTAGAAGAGGTGTCTTTCACGTGTTTTGTGGTCATGTGCCGCTGCACGTGCTTAGTTTCCCACCAAAAGATGTCCTCTCAACTAAAAAGAACCAATTCAACGCAAAAATGGGCTAGGTGTTCGTTTTCCGTCACCAAATGGACGGGAATAAAGACTTGGGTGCTCAATTTCATTACGGCAATTAActtcaggtgtttttttagaaaaaatcgATTAGTTTAGGAGTGACATTGAGATGAAATTTTAGGTGcttatttaaaattttccctttttttttggccgACTAAATCATGAAGACATTTtgtgagtgcaattttgttcacaacATTACCCTCTCTCTTATTAGTTGAAATAGTGTAGGTCCTacccatgcaatacactttttggcaagtatgacatcactttgtggtgggatccacatcattttaaccaataggaaggaggataatgttcaccctcttaagtggaggatgaacaaaactcaactcaatttTTGTCGTCACTGGTAAAAAAATTAGACATATTTTCTATGGTTGATTGCGTTCATTATATCTCTTGGACGTGTGATCGTGACCATGACTTATTATAGGATCAATCCAAGACTTGCAGATAATCCGTTGAGATATTGTTATTATTCAGGGATTGATGTCCTACAGAAAACGAATACACTTCTGTACAATTTACCAGCAATACGAAAGAGAATTAGCATGgccaaaaatctatttttaggaTGGGTTTTGGATATTCGATTTGTGGAGTGAATGGAAAGAAAATGTAAGGAATTTCTATCCGCATTAATCATCCAGTCTGTAAATCAAAGTTCAAAAAACAGCCTTAAAGTAGGATGCCACAATCCCAAGACAGACTCCTAAATCGAGACAAATTAAATACCGTAGTTTTTGCCTTCTATCCCCTCAAGGGCTAAAaatcaacacacacaaaaaaggagCATTTCCCAAACTCTCATAAGCCTAACAAATAACCCGAAACCGGGAAGATTTAGGCTGGAGCAGTCCCTCTTTTCTAGTAAAAAACTCCAAACATGAATACCGATTTTCCACCCAACCAAACCAGCGCCTGTTGACTGGACGGTGCAGCACTCATGGTCCTGAATTCCAGTCTCTAGCTTGCTCATATGGTGAGAATGGAGATTGACATAATAAAACCCTGTACCTGTGAGTTCTGAAAGAAATAATGTCTGCCATTCTTCAAGCCATTCCGGTatccaaacaaaagaaatttttccTGGCACCATCTATTTCCACCAGCAAATACAACACTCACTTGTTCTCATAATATGCTATAATACAAACCTTTTGACACAGAAGCAGACCTCAACCAATTGTGAGACTACCAGATCTATAGAAAGCAACTCACAGATTGTCCCTCGTACTCGAAACAATACTGAATGTAAAAACTTCAGAATTTCCAAGAATTAAGGTTGACTAGAATGTACGTTTTGTAATGGCTCCAATGAGGACATATATGCATGGAGTAGAAAGGGGACACGTCCTCAGAAAAATGACGTAATATGGTAGCATTTCTCCACCTGCAATATCCTTCTTTTTATTGAGGCAGATTTTAGCTTACAAGATTATAATTATCTGTATTGTGATAGATGAGGCTCGGAAGCTTGAACATTCGCTTCCCTGAGTGCGGGCCGGTAAAAGCATCCATCTGGCTGCTAATTACAGCTTTTATGCGGAAACCCTGCTTCTGCAGCGTGTTTCTTAGTCTTGAAAGATGTTCACTGCTATCCATTTGCAGCTCCTCGCCCAATCTGCGAAATTTTCCAACCATTTCAATGGTGATGGTGATatcaaataacaaaaaagatttttaagtttgttgaaaagaaaaaagaaattccaaGTTTATTTACCCCACGCATTCCAAAACACGAGGACTCATCCAAGAAGACTGAAGAGAGATCTAGTGATTCCAAAACACAGCACATTCCAAAAGGCAATGGTGCATCCAAAAGGAGTAAAGAGGTATCTATTGCTGCACTTCATCAAAGGTAATCCTCTTACACTAAAACTATTTAGGGAATCTGCTATGGCAGCGAGGAGGGATTATAGCTGAGCATAATCCCTCACAAAATTTCTATACCTTGCACTCTACAGACTAAAGAGAAACCCTTCCAAAAGGATCAGCCTAGCACAGTTCATAGGCATCCGAGCATCACACAGTGTTTCGGCAAAACAAACGAAAgataaaagcaaaagaaaaacaggaaaaaaagttGAAGCAGCAGCATCAGCAGATTCAACTATCTTAGGCTAGGGTGTATATTTGACATAGCTCATACAAAGTAGTGAACCTGTGTGATGCTCATCACAGAAGCTACTTGGCCCTTGCCTAAGATAGTTGAATCTGTTTTActaagagaaaaagaaaaagaagatgaaggaaAAGAGAAGCGTGAATTCACGTGTATGATCAGACAATGAGCTCATCACATAAGCTATTCCAGGAAGCTTAACAAGGTTTCCTCAAGGCAAACAAATGAGTGATGAACAATATACCTtgacaaaaaacaacaaaaggtTTGGAGTTCTTTGCCAATAGCAGAAAGGAAAAGGTCAACCATGTCCTTAGGCATTGGCTTGAAGAACACACTTGTGGAGAAAAAACATCTGCATTTAAGAACCGTATAGTAAATACTAGTAGTATCTGCATGAAATGGAACATCTAACTATAACAGATACACACAGACCTGGTATACAGGAGAATAAGCATTAGCAGCATTACGACATCATATCATCTAATACAGAACAAGGTAAACCCAATTAAACTTTTAGTATCCTTCATTTAGTGAATTTATCAGTGACAAAGAAAGGAATGAAGGGACGGTACCTCATAACCAATGAAGACCAAGCACCATACCCAGCAGAAATAAGGTGCTCTATGATGGCATTCCGTTGATTCTCAGGTTTCCTTGAGAACAAAACCAACAGCCACCCACCCTCTTGAAGTTTCGTGTACAATTTCCTTATGAACTTGTGCTTCAGATTTTCTGCCTCTCTAAGGCAATCCTCACAACCAAGAAGACTGAATCTGCACTAAGCAGACACATTAACAATCAATCTTCACAGAAGATGCTACAGAAATTTCGCGGGCAATTTTAAGGATACCCATAGTACTACTACCGGATATTAAATACAAGTTCTCGCAACTAGAAGGCAAGCAATATATCAAGCTTACAAGGAAATAGTAATCATAATGGGGGAATACATTCAGAGGCTGGCAAGGGCCAAGTAACTTCAATTACTTCCAAATCAAGACAGTTCAAGAATCCGAAAGTTCCGGTTTGGAAAACAATATTCTATTGCGAATACTGAATAGGGACCTCAACAATGGATTAAATTCTAAATGAGAAACTCTACATATTGCAAGTTTAGTTTGGAACCTATATGATGAAGCAAAGTTATATATTGACACCAAAGAGGAAATGAGCCAGCAGAGATTAAATATAACAGCTTCGCAGGAATTACCGAGACTGCAATGGATCATCATAATGAGTACTTGAAGGGAAGAAGTCATCTATGTCCATCAACACCAAGTCCAGACCATCCTCTAGTGGCTTAACACTGTTAAAATAGTCTTCCGCCATTCCTATTGTAAGATTTAGATCTCTCAAGTATTGACCTTCTTTCACGTAATAAAATGCAGTAATCTTACAGATTTCAGGGAAATCACTAACATCCACTTTATTGAGCTCAGCATGCAGAGTAAAGATCTTGCAGTAACTGTAATTTTCATATGATTTTGACGTACCAACAACTCCTGTGCACCGATTTTCACAGGAATGCAACATTACTGCTAATGCAACAAGCAAAGTTATCAACAAAACCCCGACTGTCGCAAGTGCAGCAATGAAAATAATTGCAGCAAAAGGTGTCATATAAAACCCTGTCTCCATCACATCACGGCTTTCCATACCTACATTAGACCAGAAGAACAAATCAATGCCTCATGATACAGAAAAGCCAAAGATATCATTATCAGACAATTACACATTGGGATATAGTTAAGATCACCAATAGCTTAACATGTTAATGTGCCAAACATCATAGGAAAAGAAATTTGACGAACAATCCCTCAATCATATCTACACCCTGAACTGAACAACCCATTTTTTCCCTTCTGTCAAACGATTTACCCAACTGAGGGTCCTAAACATCTTTTATATGTTTGATAGGAGCTTCCCCACCAAATGGATATGAAGGTAGTTATCATAAAAATATTGACACAATAATATTCCATCTTGAAATTTTCGCCATGAAAGCAAGATCTGACTCTAATCTTGCTGGGCAACAACTGCAAATTAACCAATCTCACTGAAACCATGCACCATTGCTTCTCTTCTCAAACAAATCAAATTACCTACCAGGGTTAACACAAGAGAAAAAAGTAGTTGTAAAAACAGCGAATGCGTACCTGAACCTCTTCCACTTGAAAGACTCTGGTTGGAATGTTCCCTCTCCGCTTGATGGGCATAGCCCGACATTGGCACTCTCAAGTAAAAGGATGACTTAACTCATGGACCGACATCCATCTAAATGATGGAAAGGATACCCAATACAGTATTACCTACAAAAATAGACAACTACTGTCATCCAAATTCAAATCGGGAACTGTTAGTAATCGAAACTTGCTGAAGCTAATTTGTGTTCGATTTACCTCCGGTCGGAAATCTGGTGAATAGCGTGGTTAGTCTCCAAGTAATATTAGTCTCCTGCAGTGAGGCAATACCAACAAGAGTATTTTCTATGATCCACAGTTCAAAggctttgatttttgttttggggagatagaaaagagagagaaggtatgCTCCGATTGTTTGTTTCGATTCCTGGAAAATGGTCTGCTACGTAGGCAGAATTCACAGCTAACTctcatctccaacccatctcttCTTGGATCTCAACCACTCCCATTAACCCATTCAATCCAATTGTATCTACATCCCATCCGATCCAATTTTATCTTCAGGAACCAATTACCCATTCGCTGGAAATAGACTCCGCAAAAGTTAGCTTCCCATTTTATTCAATACCAATATCACAAATCAGTTTCATTTCCTACACGGAAACATTacgaagaaaagaaaaagaaaacaatggtTGCTTCAATATACTACAGTACTACCCAGCTTATTGTCCGACTTCTCAGATGCCACAGGATGTGTAACAACCTGATGAAAAGTTTAATGTGGTCAGAGACTCAGATCGAGTCTACatcactacacacacacacacacacacacacaaacacacgtacatacagaggggagagagagagagagagagagagagagagagagagagggacctGAGAGTGAATCCGTGATATTGAAGAGGACGAACAAGCATTGcaatgaaggggaaaaaaaacaaaagcttcCCAGTGGACCCAGTGTATCTCTCCTCCTCACTCGCTGAATAAAATTAATCTTTCATTTAGAGTCCGTTtcgttactttttttttatggattgtTGATTCATCtgaattggattttttttaaaccaaatattttgaaaatagatatttttttgcaaaaaatatttaaaaagttagtttttttttatttttataatggttattttttaaaatatttagataaaagtgaaaaaaatttactttttcgattcctcttgtcgagatgaatgaATAACCTACAAatgtttggcgcaaaactaaccaatagaaaaaaaattcaaataaagacaactaacttattttgctaaaaattaAGCGCAACACAAGTGGCAGTGATTAAGAGAAAAAGTGGGTACAAGTGTTGTTAAACAAAAGCGCTACACAcataacggttgtgtaaaatacAACACACAACTAATCTCTCGCCGTCCATTGctataataaatggtcaggattcgttCAAACTCTTTCTCATAAaagttcaactttttcttggaaggatttttttaaaatctaaatcGTCCAAATACAtttggacggtcagaattacgcacaaccaacacaacaaTTGTGTAAGTAACATTTTTGGTTGTTAAAAAGGTGACTTAAGACTTGAACAAGAATGTCACATACACACCACCTTTGGATCACAATTCTTATAGGAGTGCTACAATAGCATCCGAAGTCGTGAATCCACATGCATGcattacagaaagtctacagtaccgatcgggaaatctcgatcggaatcccgacgttCTACTGGGcactctccggccaccggatggccgatccgatccgtccaataattctaaaaaaaaaaaccgagtgggcctatgcgggaataaatggcatccgacgtgtgtaagtagccgatccaaacactccttttttggccgatccaaacacaaaaatggagttcttgaatcggccacttacacacgtcggatgccatttattcttgcgtaagcccactcgatttttttttatagaattattggac carries:
- the LOC131320504 gene encoding L10-interacting MYB domain-containing protein-like, coding for MASSKVKKAKATWTTAFHKIFVDICLEQTLQGHKPGTCFTKVGWKNMVESFHRKSGVRYESRQLKNHWGVTKEQRKVWLKLIGTGSMRWDSNTQRFGASEEDWANYIQDNPEAAQFRLKGLPFSNELDIIFDGTVASEETEPSARRRKLSDGSTSSLFHIEGPVDASPELRTDCGTDHLNDAVESRGIVISRSSLGKLNYTIGECIECLDGMEGIEQGSDLYFFALDIFLKKEYREVFLQLKKSSVKAAWLQRMQSAGPPLPLH
- the LOC131320502 gene encoding uncharacterized protein At2g39920, which translates into the protein MSGYAHQAEREHSNQSLSSGRGSGMESRDVMETGFYMTPFAAIIFIAALATVGVLLITLLVALAVMLHSCENRCTGVVGTSKSYENYSYCKIFTLHAELNKVDVSDFPEICKITAFYYVKEGQYLRDLNLTIGMAEDYFNSVKPLEDGLDLVLMDIDDFFPSSTHYDDPLQSRFSLLGCEDCLREAENLKHKFIRKLYTKLQEGGWLLVLFSRKPENQRNAIIEHLISAGYGAWSSLVMRLGEELQMDSSEHLSRLRNTLQKQGFRIKAVISSQMDAFTGPHSGKRMFKLPSLIYHNTDNYNLVS